One genomic segment of Paraburkholderia aromaticivorans includes these proteins:
- a CDS encoding nuclear transport factor 2 family protein: protein MAQTQTPLQHVTADTLAAFSDAFNRHDANALMTFMTEDCVFDAAGGPEVFGTRFVGREATRAAFEAVFKTFPDAHWGKGRHYVSGERGVSEWVFTGTHAEGWRIEAEGCDLFEFRDGLIAVKRAFRKERPKQNLAR from the coding sequence ATGGCACAAACACAGACCCCACTGCAGCACGTCACGGCCGACACGCTGGCCGCGTTTTCCGACGCGTTCAATCGTCATGACGCTAACGCGTTGATGACCTTCATGACGGAAGATTGCGTATTCGATGCGGCAGGCGGTCCGGAAGTCTTCGGTACGCGCTTTGTTGGCCGCGAGGCCACGCGCGCGGCATTCGAAGCGGTGTTCAAGACCTTTCCCGATGCACATTGGGGCAAGGGCCGCCACTACGTGAGCGGCGAACGGGGCGTGTCCGAGTGGGTATTCACGGGAACGCACGCGGAGGGCTGGCGTATCGAGGCGGAAGGTTGCGACCTGTTCGAGTTTCGCGACGGCCTCATCGCGGTGAAGCGGGCTTTCCGCAAGGAACGTCCGAAGCAGAACCTCGCACGCTGA
- a CDS encoding DUF3311 domain-containing protein, producing the protein MLKLFIGLGIPYLGVIGLLPWVASVDRFVLGVPFIYAWIFAWFILTSGCLMICWRVFDSQHDESHPQNR; encoded by the coding sequence GTGCTCAAACTGTTTATCGGACTCGGCATTCCCTATCTGGGCGTGATCGGCCTGCTGCCTTGGGTGGCTTCCGTCGACCGCTTCGTGCTGGGCGTGCCGTTCATCTACGCGTGGATCTTCGCGTGGTTCATCCTCACCTCCGGCTGCCTGATGATCTGCTGGCGCGTGTTCGACAGCCAGCACGACGAGTCCCACCCGCAAAACCGCTAA
- a CDS encoding sodium:solute symporter family protein yields the protein MATAVFLGFLAFSLYLAIRSKKGRGPQSVHDFFVASRQFGAYLVFFLAAGEIYSIGTMVGFPGGIYAKGPTYGVWFLGYILLAYPVGYFIGPKIWQAGKRYNAITLPDLFKGHFQSRSLELIVAGSAIVFLLPWGQLQFTGLVAALNGLGWNFKPLYLILISALLAFTYIAIAGVRASAYIAVLKDILMVVAIVVTGVAVSMEVGVTDVFHAASLHVSNQMNPHQLTFSMSTMLFQSLGFYVMPFAVQNFFTAKSANTIRRTQVAMPLYMLMYPFLVVASYYAISQNLHLASPNEAFFAAAIRLLPGWLLGLVAAGASLSGLLVLAGICLAIGPIVTRNLLPGMPEARQKTSAKVVIVLYLLVSIVMTLLTPNLMLTLINTTYYGVTQFFPGVMVVLFGLRVRPAAIASGMLTGQVLAIILYVLQIDLGGFNLGLLCLGVNLLVLTAVNLTAKPSRAHALS from the coding sequence ATGGCCACCGCAGTCTTTCTCGGCTTCCTCGCTTTCTCGCTTTACCTCGCGATCCGTTCGAAGAAGGGTCGCGGTCCGCAAAGCGTGCATGATTTCTTCGTGGCGTCGCGGCAGTTCGGCGCCTACCTCGTCTTCTTTCTCGCCGCCGGGGAGATCTACAGCATCGGCACGATGGTCGGCTTTCCGGGCGGCATCTATGCAAAAGGGCCGACCTACGGCGTCTGGTTTCTCGGTTACATTCTGCTCGCCTATCCCGTGGGCTATTTCATCGGCCCGAAGATCTGGCAAGCCGGCAAGCGCTATAACGCGATCACGCTGCCCGATCTGTTCAAGGGCCACTTTCAGAGCCGCTCGCTCGAACTGATCGTCGCGGGCTCCGCGATCGTCTTTCTGTTGCCGTGGGGCCAGTTGCAGTTCACCGGACTCGTCGCCGCGTTGAACGGTCTCGGCTGGAACTTCAAACCGCTCTATCTGATCCTGATCTCGGCGCTGCTCGCGTTCACCTATATCGCCATCGCGGGCGTGCGCGCATCGGCTTATATCGCCGTGCTGAAGGATATCCTGATGGTCGTCGCGATCGTCGTGACCGGCGTGGCCGTGTCGATGGAAGTGGGTGTCACCGATGTGTTTCATGCAGCCAGCCTGCATGTGAGCAACCAGATGAATCCGCACCAGCTGACCTTTTCGATGAGCACCATGCTGTTCCAGTCGCTCGGCTTCTACGTCATGCCGTTCGCGGTGCAAAACTTCTTCACCGCCAAAAGCGCCAACACGATCCGCCGTACTCAGGTCGCGATGCCGCTTTACATGCTGATGTATCCGTTTCTCGTGGTCGCGTCGTACTATGCGATCAGTCAGAACCTGCATCTCGCCTCGCCCAACGAGGCGTTCTTCGCGGCCGCGATCCGGCTGTTGCCGGGCTGGCTGCTCGGCCTGGTCGCCGCCGGCGCGTCGCTGTCGGGCTTGCTCGTGCTGGCCGGCATCTGCCTCGCGATCGGCCCCATCGTCACACGCAATCTCTTGCCTGGCATGCCGGAGGCCCGTCAGAAGACCAGCGCGAAAGTGGTGATCGTGCTGTACCTGCTGGTGTCGATCGTGATGACGCTGCTCACCCCGAACCTGATGCTCACTCTGATCAACACCACGTATTACGGCGTGACGCAATTCTTCCCCGGCGTGATGGTCGTTCTGTTCGGACTGCGCGTGCGGCCGGCCGCCATCGCGTCCGGCATGTTGACCGGACAGGTGCTGGCGATCATTCTCTACGTGCTGCAGATCGATCTCGGCGGCTTCAATCTGGGACTGCTCTGCCTCGGCGTGAACCTGCTGGTACTCACCGCCGTGAATCTCACCGCAAAACCGAGCCGTGCGCACGCGCTGAGCTGA
- a CDS encoding amidohydrolase has protein sequence MTRREERHPATQVFVAKKIVTMNPMQPYATHVAIRDGKILSVGGADDVKQWGDADIVDTFADKVLMPGFVEGHCHLMEGAMWDAVYVGYYDRRGPDGRRWPGLTTLDAVIERLRAAQAEMTSPDAPLLAWGFDPIFFGTTRLSVRELDTVSAERPIVILHASVHLMNVNSAMLSLAGIDAETDIDGIDKDESGQPTGELQEFAAMFPVYRVIGAGLSIAASESAKAIWNFGRVAQLAGVTTATDLVNDFSELGNRNLRDVTGHEAFPVRIVPAFAPQRSPEGGAQQVLAAMQTATPKLHFGPVKFIVDGSIQGFTARLKWPGYLNGKPNGLWLIPPSQFVEVFTPFHEAGLQLHVHTNGNEATELVLDAFERLLARHPRRDHRHTLQHCQMADASQLARAKSLGLCINFFSNHIYYWGDAHYTQTMGADRANRMNAVESARRLGIPFAFHSDAPITPLNPLFTAWCASQRETASGRVLGENERVPVADALRAITLGAAYTLKMDHLVGSIEVGKFADFAVLAQDPAEVAPQCLKDLEVWGTVLGGRVFQAPAG, from the coding sequence ATGACCCGACGAGAAGAGCGGCACCCGGCGACACAAGTGTTCGTTGCGAAGAAAATCGTGACGATGAATCCCATGCAGCCGTATGCCACGCATGTGGCGATTCGTGACGGCAAGATCCTGTCGGTGGGCGGCGCCGACGACGTAAAGCAATGGGGCGACGCTGACATCGTCGATACCTTCGCGGATAAGGTATTGATGCCCGGCTTCGTCGAAGGCCATTGCCATCTGATGGAAGGCGCGATGTGGGACGCCGTCTATGTCGGCTACTACGACCGCCGCGGTCCCGACGGCCGGCGCTGGCCCGGTCTGACGACGCTGGACGCCGTGATCGAGCGCCTGCGGGCCGCTCAGGCCGAAATGACATCGCCCGACGCCCCGTTGCTCGCCTGGGGCTTCGATCCCATCTTCTTCGGCACCACCCGTCTGAGCGTGCGGGAACTGGACACGGTGTCGGCCGAACGGCCCATCGTGATCCTGCATGCGAGCGTCCATCTGATGAACGTCAATTCGGCGATGTTGTCGCTCGCGGGCATCGACGCGGAAACGGATATAGACGGGATCGACAAGGACGAAAGCGGGCAGCCGACCGGCGAGCTGCAGGAGTTCGCGGCGATGTTCCCGGTCTACCGCGTGATCGGCGCCGGCCTTTCGATCGCCGCGAGCGAAAGCGCGAAGGCCATCTGGAATTTCGGCCGGGTTGCGCAACTCGCCGGCGTCACGACCGCTACCGATCTGGTCAACGACTTCTCCGAACTGGGCAATCGCAACCTGCGCGACGTCACCGGGCATGAAGCGTTTCCGGTGCGGATCGTGCCCGCGTTCGCACCCCAACGCAGTCCTGAAGGCGGCGCTCAACAGGTGCTCGCCGCGATGCAAACCGCGACGCCGAAGCTGCATTTCGGCCCCGTCAAGTTCATCGTCGACGGGTCGATCCAGGGGTTCACGGCGCGCCTGAAATGGCCCGGCTATCTGAACGGCAAGCCCAATGGGCTATGGCTGATTCCGCCGAGCCAGTTCGTCGAGGTGTTCACGCCGTTTCACGAGGCAGGCCTGCAACTTCACGTGCACACCAACGGCAACGAGGCGACCGAACTCGTGCTCGATGCGTTCGAGCGGCTTCTCGCGCGCCATCCGCGCCGCGATCATCGCCATACGCTGCAGCACTGCCAGATGGCCGACGCGAGCCAACTCGCGCGAGCAAAGAGCCTCGGCCTGTGCATCAATTTCTTCTCGAACCATATCTACTACTGGGGCGATGCGCACTATACGCAAACCATGGGTGCGGACCGCGCGAATCGCATGAACGCAGTGGAATCCGCGCGCCGCCTGGGCATTCCGTTCGCTTTTCATTCCGACGCCCCCATCACGCCGCTCAATCCGCTCTTCACCGCGTGGTGCGCGTCGCAGCGCGAAACCGCGTCGGGCCGCGTGCTCGGTGAGAACGAACGCGTGCCGGTTGCCGACGCATTGCGCGCCATCACGCTCGGCGCTGCGTACACGCTGAAAATGGACCATCTGGTGGGCAGTATCGAAGTCGGCAAATTCGCGGACTTCGCGGTGCTCGCGCAAGATCCGGCCGAAGTCGCGCCGCAGTGTTTGAAGGACCTGGAAGTGTGGGGCACGGTGCTCGGCGGCCGGGTCTTCCAGGCGCCGGCCGGATGA
- a CDS encoding CobW family GTP-binding protein, translated as MSAIPLVVIGGYLGAGKTTLLNHVLSHAGSRRITVLVNDFGSINIDASLIRQRTDDVINLENGCVCCSIGGRLVEALLAVSARPDAPDLLIIEASGVSDPVRIAQIGLLDRAFRLDGIVVLVDAERVESTLADPYVGDIARRQIEGASAIVLNKMDLFSEPSREALVARVEALARSRIIVQATHAAAPLDLIFDRHVMPARDTGALTPSVSHTPRELGSFSIATDARLSRKKLKEALQSVSAKLLRAKGFVRLESDGASHELHVVGNRVMISASSARSGAQSQIVFIGMFDRNDEAQARAALKAAEIST; from the coding sequence ATGAGTGCGATTCCGCTCGTCGTCATCGGCGGCTATCTCGGCGCCGGCAAGACGACCCTGCTCAACCATGTCCTGAGCCACGCCGGATCGCGGCGCATCACCGTGCTCGTCAACGACTTCGGCTCGATCAATATCGATGCATCGCTGATTCGCCAGCGCACCGACGACGTGATCAACCTGGAGAACGGCTGCGTCTGCTGTTCGATCGGCGGCCGGCTGGTCGAGGCGCTGCTCGCCGTGAGTGCGCGCCCCGATGCGCCGGATCTGCTGATCATCGAGGCGAGCGGCGTGTCCGACCCGGTGCGCATCGCGCAGATCGGCTTGCTGGATCGCGCGTTTCGGCTCGACGGCATCGTGGTGCTCGTGGACGCGGAGCGTGTCGAGTCAACGCTGGCCGATCCCTATGTCGGCGACATTGCGCGGCGGCAGATCGAAGGCGCTAGCGCCATCGTGCTGAACAAGATGGACCTGTTCAGCGAACCGTCGCGCGAAGCGCTCGTCGCGCGCGTCGAAGCGCTGGCGCGCAGCCGGATCATCGTGCAGGCGACGCATGCGGCCGCGCCGCTCGATCTGATCTTCGACAGGCATGTGATGCCCGCGCGCGATACCGGCGCACTAACGCCGTCCGTCTCTCACACGCCGCGCGAGCTCGGCAGCTTTTCGATCGCCACCGACGCACGGCTGAGCCGCAAGAAACTCAAGGAAGCGCTGCAAAGCGTCTCGGCAAAACTGTTGCGCGCAAAGGGTTTTGTCCGGCTGGAGAGCGACGGCGCGTCGCATGAATTGCACGTGGTCGGCAACCGCGTGATGATCAGCGCGTCCTCTGCCCGGAGCGGCGCGCAGTCG